One Carya illinoinensis cultivar Pawnee chromosome 5, C.illinoinensisPawnee_v1, whole genome shotgun sequence genomic window, CACAGATTCATATGTATTCCTGTGCCAAACTCGAAATGGATAGGAAAAGTCAGAAAGTTCACACCTACGAACTTCAAAGAACGACCTAGATTGTCACTCAAGTGGGAATTTTTGTTGAAGCTTGTgggtctatatataaattattattagtacAAGTACTACTTCAAAGTTTGTGCGATGCTTCTTATTTTATCATACGTTTACTGAAACGATTTTAAGTTCTCGAGGGAGCGCGTTAAGTTTGAATGTTTTGTTGCGTTTGAAAAATCATGTCCGGAAATTGAGGCtggattgatttttgtttttgcctTCGCTTTTGTTCTCATGGTGACAACATTGTTGAGCAGAGAATCCGGGAGGCACGATCATTGCGAGCAATATAGTGTTGGAAAAGCAAAACTTGAGTCACACTTTGACATGTGCATTTGCTAATTAGAACAGTGTTGCATTTATACTACTTCTGCCCACAACACCCAAAACCACTTTGAGAATGTCTGTCTTTTGATTAGTTGTTGTTGTTTTCAACTTATTGAACCACTCAATTGAAATCATATGAATAGAATTCTCTCCATTTCAATACTTGAAATGCATAGTATTTATTGTGTAATGCATGGGTATTTTGGTCATTCTGCATTATGTCAATGGAGAGGATCCTTATCCAGTTCTATGTCTCGACTCTCCGCAGtttgttttagaagttcaatCTACATTACTGACTGCAATAAGTTCCACTACTTGTATTGGTATTTGGCTTGCAAGATTTCCGGAAAGAAGACTGTGAAGCCTTATCTCACCATGAacttattcaaatttgaacaaTTTTAGCAATTTTGGAGTTGCCAAAATAAGTTGTTCAACGTGGAGTGCTCTTCAGGCAGGCAGAGGTTTTTGTCGGAGCTAGATCCTCACTGCCATTCTCATTATAAGTTTAAGTTTTACCCTCTTCTAAACcagaaaaaggtttttcaattaTATGAAATGACCTCAATGGCTTTACTTCTAAGTTGATACTCGTTCTTAGATGACAACCGAGAAGATTTGAATGTAATTTAATCACAGAAATGTGGAATTGTATTTTTGCGGTTTTGTATTGATTGATTTGTTGGTGAAGTCTCATAATAGGTGTGGCAAGAATGTTCCTAGTGCCATGTTTGTTTTCAAGGTATTCCTCCACCACAAGTGAGGTTCTTAATAAATGGGAGGTCACTCTTGGATATGTGACcgcctttttaaaaaaaaaataaaaaaaaatttaattacagaAATGTACAAGCTTTGCCTAGAACAAAAGTGTCTGAAAATTATTTAGAGTTGCAGAATCAAGGACATCAACAAATTCTACAATACAGTTGCTTTCACTACAAAGACGCACCGAACTCCTCAACCCTATACCACGCATTTGCAACAAGTATTCCCAAGATGTTGGACACCAGAAGGCTTACCAAAGTAGCCAGGTGATGACATTTGTCGCTCTTCACTTGCATCTGTCAATGACCTCAAAGGGATTTCCTTCGATTCTTCACTCATCCTGATTGGACTTTCGGCTGAGAGAGTTGACAAAAATCTTCTAAGAGCATCCCGCATCCAATCGTATCTGCAGAATTTGTATGCTTCCTCTGTGGTAAGCTGTGGAAGGGTAACAAAAAAGTCTTCAGCGTAGAATTTGTTGACATGGGGTTCGTGTTTGGGAAACCACCAAATTGTTAACATAGGATTCTTGATTTAAAGCAACTTAGAATAAGTTCACTCAAATATTCATACACTACAAAAGTGCAAATACAGATCTAAAATGACAGTTCTTTTCCGAGAATATTATGATAATTCTATCAGAACTTGAGATGGGGATCCTCCTGGTAGCAGTAACCAATTGTTCTTTTAATAAACCGTTATACACACGATGCTATGGTAGAATATCACAAAATTCAAATTAGTTTCTGATTACTGACCCATTTCCTATCATATTTATTCTTCTCTGGCCAAAAGTCAAGCTCCTCAGTCACCTTTAATGCAAACATATAGCCTCTACAACCTCCTTCAAGGCTGCTGCTGTTCTGCCTGCTCTTGCTTCTAAACTCCCAAACTCCTATGGGATTTTCCTGCAAATAGATTAGAAATCAGGATGAATTAGATGACTTGTCCGAAAAATTATCAAGTTCATGGAAAATTGAGACATCAAAATATATGCTGGCATGCATTATTCAACAACCACAAGTGCATATGAATATCCTAAAAGTAACCATGTGTCAAATACTTGAAATATGTGTGCACATTTTTTGAGGTACGCATACAATTCTAGAACCCTCCTCACTAccaagcccccccccccccccccccccccaaaaaaaagaaataaccaCCTAGATGTGATCCTTAATAAAAACAGCTAAGAATAAGTcatggaaaagaaaatgaaagttcTATAGGTGATTACTTCGTAAGATTCAAGTATGTGAAGAAGactaaagaaaatttcaaaagataACCAAGAGAAGGCTACTCTGGGGTAGAGTAAATTCCCTAGTTTTTGCTGCACTCGTTATAacttaatggttgcaaacttcCAATTATACATGTAAGAGTAATAGCTCCCATGCCTGTACCAAGCACGGAAAAGAAACCTACACTGAGTGTTCCTTTCACCCCTGCTTCCTCCAAGGCCTCACGACTTGCAGCTTCATCCTTAGTCTCATCATCCTCCCATCCTCCCTGGTGATCAAATGAAGGCATTGAGATGAATCCAAAACTTATTATTTCTCATAGAAGCTAACATTACCAaaaatgaaaggagttaagcatcATGTGCCTAACAAAAAATGCAGGATTATTAATACCTTTGGAAACACAAGATCATCCCGACCTGGTGTAGAAATCATAAGAACAAGCACTTTTTTCTCTGAATTGCTATGGGAACCCACAACATTCTGCTCAAGCTTATAAGGAATACACCTATTTTTTGCACCAAATAGGTAAGTACATGTAGAACTATTCTGCAGAAGAAACAAAAGCATTCCAATCCATGCAAGGGTAAAGCAAAAATGGGTAAAGAAGTATATGTTGAATATAGAGAGAACAGGAAAGGAGAGGAAAGgacaaaaatgaagaaagaaggaaattaCTGTAAATCAAGCGCATTAACATTAAGAACGTGCTTGCagtttattaaaaccaatatgCTACTGAAAAAATCACATCATGCCATATTTCTTATCCTTGTAATTTTCTTATAGAGAAGAAAAAGCGACTGAGCATAAGAATATCAAAACAGGAAAATATTGAGTATACAGGAAAAAATTTATACACACATAGATATTCATATTCTAGAGGCCAAAATTTTGGGAGTTTTTGAACTGATATGGTCTTCAAAATTTTGAGCTggtatttttgagttttttaagtTTGTCTATTTATATCTACCTATAAAAATTCTTCTTACAAAATCTTGGAGGCAAAACTCCAACAATTTTGGATTTTAAGAAAACTTGGAAAACCTTTTTTTCACAGTTTTATAGAAGAATAATCCTActcttttcttaaatttttacatttcCAGTCAAAACCGGTTAATTTTACTAttttcgtaaccattttttataagtaaccaATTTTTGGTATGAAGTATGCCCAAATGAAAATCCTAAACATAATTACGGATGTTAAGAAGATGATGGTGTGGTCTCCGTGGCGAAACTAATTCAAAATAAAGCCAGAATCTTTACAAGGTCAAATGCATCATCACTCGAGTTGGCACTGTATGAACATGAGGGCCAAGGTTCATGGAAACAACTTCCACCAGCCAGCCCATCAACCCACCTCACCCACATTGCTAATATGGAAAACAACTAGAGGTAGCATCAACTAATAATTTAAAGTGAGTAGATGAAAAACCAAACACATGAAGCATAAAGTCAATGCTCAGGCCCAGCTGTGTCTACCACGCTGTTTATAACGAACAGTGGATGTGAAGGAAGCAGCCTTTGGCTTTTTATCATGTAGAAGCACGAGAGGATATTCAGATTTTATCAAGGAGAGGAttgaaaaaaaagttattaagGGATAGCAGTAGAGAGTAACTGACCCTGCAACCAGCCTAAAATGATCTTTGTATCGTTGTCTGTGTCTCCCGGTTCTCGCTCGCAAAGACGACATGACAAAAGCCTGCCTGTTGTACAtcaattaatacaaaattaattagaaaaaaaggCGGAGAAAGAGACATGAAAAAGGGGGAgctttttttataactaaaacaaCCTGGATGGGCTAGTTGGGTAGCAACCTTCAAGTGCTCAAATACGCAGAAACAGAGATGCAGATGAGTGTTTCACCCAAATAGAGCAAAGTCAGTCTCATCTCTTATAATATCCTTTCGACTGAAGAACTCTGATTAGAGAAGCTTTGCAGAAAGGGTCAAAAACGGCAACGGCAAAGTCGGCAACAAGCTGTCGGTGTTGGTATGAAGTCGGTGCTTGTTGAGAGGACTTTGTAACGATTTTACCAAGAACAACATTAACAGAAGCAAGCAAGAAAGTTGCCAGGCTCCTTCATCGAAACAGCATAAATATTGAAATGAAATGGGTATTTCCCCACCCAACAAACAGCAAAGAGACGAAACAGAGAACGAAACAGACAGCAGCAGCAAGGGGAGTAATTAATCAACGgctctataaaaatttaaaaaccctGACTTTGGAGGGCTATATAcgcttattttattatttttttcatttttctagttTTGGTTTTATCACCATTTCGTCGTCTTTGGCCGTACACCGGCTGATATTGAGTGCGGGagggttttttcctttttctttttaatattaattagttGAGTTTTTAAAGACacatatatttaaatgttaatacgaatttagatatatttatagaaaattaaaaaatattatgagtttcatatataaataagtgaaaagttaaaaaatgttatgAGTATTATgtgtaaagaaattttgaattgaaatgagtttaataatttaagagttaAGTATTCGGATATTAGactcattttaaaattagattaaattaaGTTGATCTCAATTGAATCTATATTCCAAATAGGCCTGGCTTTGTTTGGATCCTTTAATGAGCTCAGCTCATCTCAATTAGGTTGTATTTTAGATATTATCTCAATATATAAACACACAATTTTCAAATCACTAATTGTTTAGATTTGGAAAGCATCTTGATAGGCTCCAAGGCGGACGAAGTCTTAAGAATGACTTTCTTGAGttggttttttaata contains:
- the LOC122309046 gene encoding nudix hydrolase 12, mitochondrial-like; amino-acid sequence: MSSLRARTGRHRQRYKDHFRLVAGCIPYKLEQNVVGSHSNSEKKVLVLMISTPGRDDLVFPKGGWEDDETKDEAASREALEEAGVKGTLSENPIGVWEFRSKSRQNSSSLEGGCRGYMFALKVTEELDFWPEKNKYDRKWLTTEEAYKFCRYDWMRDALRRFLSTLSAESPIRMSEESKEIPLRSLTDASEERQMSSPGYFGKPSGVQHLGNTCCKCVV